The following coding sequences are from one Bradyrhizobium sp. 200 window:
- a CDS encoding AMP-binding protein, translating into MLDRSKAIVQEIISMPTKALTFAPRELSVERRTDGTLILSSPLELGDCDWRITDFLPIWANSAPDRIFLAQRNADGGWDEITYSEAWSQVQAVGQSLIDMGAKPADKLAILSGNSIENGVISFAAMSIGVILAPISPNYTLMPGGLARLKDIAEALRPNFVFVQSGLDFSAGRSIPELAAAAWISADGAPDTVPFRTLTTRTGSEGFAQASHTVSCDAVAKILFTSGSTGLPKGVLNTHRMMASSLQMGALLVSPPDVPVQVEWLPWHHTMGSNVILHGILKNGGTLYIDDGRPLPQLFHKTVANLKEISPTAMFNVPAGYNLLCDAIESDFDLGVSVFKRLDRFSYGGAAISQGTLEKLYRLSSSITGRRIPVMSGYGATETAPLVSTTHWATDQPGEIGLPGPGLQLKLIPVSDTYEARVKGPNVTPGYLGRPDLTENAFDEEGFYRIGDTVSFLDPQQPERGLCFTGRISENFKLANGTWVSIGNMRAAILAATRGVLLDIVIAGENREACALLCWLNPTEAARVSKRPAADLTCDPLVLQFLKNRLQEYNETVGSSERIYSFAMLRDPPSLAAGEITDKAYVNQRAVLKHRSEQVERLYWKKPDRDVIRV; encoded by the coding sequence GTGCTCGATCGGTCCAAGGCGATAGTTCAGGAGATCATTTCGATGCCGACAAAGGCACTGACGTTTGCGCCAAGAGAGCTTTCCGTAGAGCGTAGAACCGACGGAACGCTCATATTGAGCTCGCCCCTCGAGTTGGGAGACTGCGACTGGCGCATCACGGATTTCCTTCCAATCTGGGCAAATTCTGCTCCGGACAGAATCTTCCTCGCGCAACGCAATGCGGATGGAGGATGGGACGAGATCACCTATAGCGAAGCATGGTCGCAGGTCCAGGCGGTCGGCCAAAGCCTGATCGATATGGGCGCAAAGCCGGCGGACAAGTTGGCGATACTTTCAGGAAACTCCATCGAGAACGGGGTGATATCGTTTGCCGCAATGTCGATAGGGGTAATCTTGGCGCCCATTTCGCCAAACTACACGCTGATGCCGGGCGGCCTAGCTCGCCTCAAGGACATCGCGGAAGCGCTGCGCCCGAATTTCGTTTTCGTTCAGAGCGGACTTGACTTTTCGGCTGGGCGCTCCATTCCCGAACTGGCAGCCGCGGCCTGGATCAGCGCCGATGGCGCGCCGGACACGGTGCCTTTCCGCACTCTCACAACCCGAACCGGCAGCGAAGGTTTCGCGCAGGCATCACATACGGTCTCTTGCGACGCCGTTGCAAAGATTCTCTTCACGTCCGGATCCACCGGGTTGCCAAAGGGCGTGCTCAACACCCACCGCATGATGGCGAGCTCCCTGCAAATGGGAGCCCTGCTTGTGTCACCTCCGGATGTGCCGGTCCAGGTTGAGTGGCTGCCATGGCACCACACGATGGGCAGCAACGTCATCCTTCACGGCATTCTCAAGAATGGCGGGACGCTCTACATCGACGATGGCCGACCGCTGCCCCAGCTCTTCCACAAGACCGTCGCGAATCTCAAGGAGATTTCGCCGACCGCCATGTTCAACGTACCTGCCGGCTATAATCTCCTATGCGATGCGATCGAAAGCGACTTCGATCTTGGCGTAAGCGTGTTCAAGCGGCTGGATCGATTTAGCTACGGCGGGGCTGCAATTTCGCAGGGTACGCTTGAGAAACTCTATCGGTTGTCATCGTCGATCACGGGCCGACGAATTCCGGTCATGTCAGGCTACGGCGCAACCGAAACGGCCCCACTGGTAAGTACGACTCATTGGGCAACAGATCAGCCGGGGGAGATTGGTCTTCCCGGGCCGGGTCTGCAATTAAAACTGATCCCTGTTTCGGATACTTACGAGGCAAGGGTCAAGGGACCAAACGTCACCCCTGGTTATCTCGGAAGGCCGGATTTGACCGAAAATGCCTTCGATGAGGAAGGTTTCTACCGCATCGGCGACACCGTCTCGTTTCTGGATCCTCAGCAGCCAGAGAGGGGCCTTTGTTTTACGGGCAGAATCTCTGAGAACTTCAAACTCGCGAACGGCACGTGGGTCTCGATCGGGAACATGCGCGCGGCGATTTTGGCTGCAACGCGCGGCGTATTACTGGACATCGTCATTGCGGGAGAAAATCGAGAAGCTTGCGCTCTGCTCTGCTGGTTGAACCCAACCGAGGCGGCGCGGGTTTCAAAGAGACCTGCCGCTGATTTGACCTGCGATCCCCTTGTGCTTCAATTTCTGAAAAATCGTTTGCAGGAATACAATGAGACCGTTGGAAGCAGCGAAAGAATCTACTCGTTCGCCATGCTGAGGGACCCCCCATCATTGGCGGCGGGAGAAATCACCGATAAGGCCTATGTCAATCAACGTGCTGTGCTGAAACATCGCTCTGAACAAGTAGAACGTCTCTATTGGAAAAAACCAGATCGAGATGTGATTCGGGTTTGA
- a CDS encoding pyridoxal phosphate-dependent aminotransferase → MNAPVQNSSLFRPAKRLSAIAVSEILKITGLAAEMKRQGQDIIILGAGEPDFDTPDPIKDAAKRAMRAGATKYTALDGSPELKAAICAKFKRDNGLDFAQDEITVSAGAKQVLFNAMMATISPGDEVIIPTPYWATYADIVLIAGGEPVFVPCSEANGFRLLAEDLERAITPRTRWLMLNSPSNPSGAAYSQSQYRPILDVLLRHPHVWLVVDDMYEHIVYDDFRFVTPAAIEPALRERTLTVNGVSKAYAMTGWRIGYGGGPNTLIRAMAVVQSQSTSCPSSISQAAAVEALNGPQDFIRERRRSFQERRDLVVGALNGIDGITCRVPEGAFYTFASCAGLIGKKTSDGRVIDRDTAFAQYLLRTAGVAVVPGSAFGLAPYFRISYATSTAELREACRRIASASAQLK, encoded by the coding sequence ATGAACGCGCCCGTACAAAACTCATCGCTGTTCCGGCCGGCGAAACGCCTCTCCGCGATCGCGGTGTCGGAGATTCTGAAGATCACCGGACTTGCCGCTGAGATGAAGCGCCAGGGGCAGGACATCATCATCCTTGGTGCCGGTGAGCCCGATTTCGACACGCCGGACCCGATCAAGGATGCCGCAAAGCGCGCCATGCGCGCCGGCGCGACGAAATACACCGCACTGGACGGCTCGCCGGAACTCAAGGCAGCCATCTGCGCCAAATTCAAGCGCGACAACGGCCTAGACTTTGCGCAGGACGAGATCACGGTGTCTGCCGGCGCCAAGCAGGTGCTGTTCAATGCCATGATGGCGACGATCAGCCCCGGCGACGAGGTGATCATCCCGACGCCGTACTGGGCGACGTATGCCGATATCGTCCTGATCGCCGGCGGCGAGCCCGTGTTTGTGCCGTGCTCGGAAGCAAACGGCTTCCGGCTTTTGGCCGAGGATCTCGAACGCGCGATCACGCCCCGCACGCGATGGCTGATGCTGAACTCGCCCTCGAACCCCTCCGGGGCGGCCTATTCGCAAAGCCAGTACCGGCCGATCCTCGATGTGCTTCTCAGGCATCCGCATGTCTGGCTGGTGGTGGACGACATGTATGAGCACATCGTCTACGACGACTTTCGCTTCGTCACGCCGGCGGCGATCGAACCCGCACTCCGCGAGAGAACGCTGACCGTGAACGGGGTTTCGAAGGCCTACGCCATGACCGGGTGGCGCATCGGCTATGGCGGCGGGCCAAACACCCTGATCCGGGCCATGGCTGTCGTCCAGAGCCAATCGACTTCCTGCCCCTCCTCGATCAGCCAGGCCGCCGCCGTCGAGGCGCTGAACGGTCCGCAGGATTTCATTCGCGAGCGCCGTCGGTCGTTCCAGGAACGGCGTGATCTTGTCGTCGGCGCGTTGAACGGTATCGACGGCATCACCTGCCGCGTGCCCGAGGGCGCCTTTTACACATTCGCCAGCTGTGCCGGCTTGATCGGCAAGAAGACATCCGACGGTCGAGTGATTGATCGCGATACCGCCTTTGCGCAATACCTTCTGCGTACTGCGGGCGTCGCGGTCGTGCCGGGCTCGGCCTTCGGTCTCGCGCCTTACTTCAGGATTTCCTATGCAACATCGACTGCCGAACTAAGGGAAGCCTGCCGGCGCATCGCCTCTGCATCCGCTCAGCTTAAGTGA
- a CDS encoding aldehyde dehydrogenase family protein, giving the protein MTNDRSQTVKSLVSEVDALLKELGVEAVRYVEGTLAARSPITGEVTAHVHEINPAEARAAIDKAHAAFLEWRLVPAPKRGELVRLLGEELRANKQALGRLVSIEVGKIASEGLGEVQEMIDICDFAVGLSRQLYGLTIATERSEHRMMETWHPLGVTGIISAFNFPVAVWSWNTALALICGNSIVWKPSEKTPLTALATEALFERALKRFRQEGGAAPDGLSVVLFGGREIGEILVDHAKVPLVSATGSTAMGRIVGPRLAGRFARAILELGGNNAAIVTSTADLDLTLRGVAFAAMGTAGQRCTTLRRLFVHESVYEAFVPRLKRAYESVTVGNPLQDGNLVGPLIDEAAHASMQKALSAARAAGGIVFGGDRVVVSGADQAYYVRPALVEIAGQVGPVEHETFAPILYVIKYRDFDAVLELHNSVPQGLSSSIFTNDLREAETFLSARGSDCGIANVNLGPSGAEIGGAFGGEKETGGGRESGSDAWKAYMRRATNTINFGRTLPLAQGVKFDVT; this is encoded by the coding sequence ATGACCAACGACCGATCACAGACCGTCAAATCCCTGGTGAGCGAAGTAGACGCGCTTCTGAAAGAGCTTGGCGTCGAGGCTGTCCGCTACGTCGAAGGGACGCTTGCCGCTCGATCACCGATCACCGGCGAGGTCACTGCCCACGTGCACGAGATCAATCCCGCGGAGGCGCGGGCCGCAATCGACAAGGCGCATGCAGCCTTCCTCGAATGGCGCCTGGTGCCTGCTCCAAAACGCGGCGAACTGGTCCGGCTTCTTGGCGAGGAACTGCGCGCCAATAAGCAGGCTCTCGGCAGGTTGGTCTCCATCGAAGTCGGCAAGATTGCTTCGGAAGGTCTCGGCGAGGTCCAGGAAATGATCGACATCTGCGACTTCGCCGTCGGCCTGTCCCGTCAACTCTACGGCCTGACGATCGCGACCGAGCGCAGCGAACACAGGATGATGGAGACGTGGCACCCGCTCGGCGTCACCGGGATCATCTCGGCGTTCAACTTCCCCGTCGCCGTCTGGTCCTGGAATACAGCGCTGGCCCTGATTTGCGGCAATAGCATTGTCTGGAAACCGTCCGAGAAGACGCCGCTCACCGCACTCGCAACGGAAGCGCTGTTCGAGCGCGCGCTCAAGCGCTTCAGGCAGGAAGGCGGCGCGGCGCCAGATGGGCTTTCGGTCGTGTTGTTTGGCGGCCGCGAGATCGGCGAGATCCTGGTCGACCACGCCAAGGTTCCCTTGGTTTCGGCAACTGGTTCGACCGCGATGGGCCGCATTGTCGGACCGCGGCTCGCCGGACGCTTCGCGCGCGCGATCCTCGAGCTTGGCGGCAACAATGCGGCGATCGTCACTTCGACTGCCGACCTCGACCTCACATTGCGCGGCGTCGCGTTCGCCGCCATGGGCACGGCTGGGCAGCGTTGCACGACGCTGCGCCGCCTCTTCGTCCACGAGAGCGTCTACGAGGCCTTTGTGCCGCGCCTGAAGCGTGCCTACGAAAGCGTGACCGTCGGCAATCCCCTCCAGGACGGCAATTTGGTTGGCCCCCTGATCGACGAAGCGGCCCACGCCTCGATGCAGAAGGCGCTGAGTGCGGCGCGGGCAGCGGGCGGCATCGTCTTCGGCGGTGACCGGGTCGTCGTCTCCGGCGCCGACCAAGCTTATTATGTGCGCCCGGCGCTGGTCGAGATCGCGGGACAAGTCGGTCCGGTCGAGCACGAGACCTTTGCGCCGATACTCTATGTCATCAAATATCGCGACTTCGACGCGGTGCTCGAACTCCATAATTCCGTGCCGCAGGGTCTCTCCTCCTCGATCTTCACCAACGACCTACGCGAGGCGGAGACGTTCCTGTCGGCGCGGGGCTCCGATTGCGGGATTGCCAACGTCAATCTCGGGCCGTCGGGTGCCGAGATCGGCGGCGCCTTCGGTGGCGAAAAGGAGACCGGCGGCGGGCGCGAATCCGGCTCGGACGCATGGAAGGCCTATATGCGGCGCGCCACCAACACCATCAATTTCGGCCGGACGCTGCCGCTCGCCCAGGGCGTCAAGTTCGACGTGACCTGA
- a CDS encoding VOC family protein: MTAPHVESDQVRTLFSRAMSEMYRAEVPQYGTLVELVDDTNRETLQRHDELRASLERSGDLDRLGVERHGAIRLGSAEELFNIRRVFAVMGMYPVGYYDLSVANVPVHATAFRPIADEALRRNPFRVFTSLLRLELIEDEALRSEAARILAARRIFTPRALELVGIFETEGGLTRQQAEEFVHEALETFRWHGDAKVSLDVYQKLHDAHRLIADVVSFKGPHINHLTPRTLDIDAVQAAMPKRGVTPKAVIEGPPRRNCAILLRQTSFKALDEPITFTQANAGTHTARFGEIEQRGVALTPKGRALYDKLLGSVRRHVGAEGIGSNAGGYGAELAERFKAFPDDWAELRAQGLAFFRYSATPVGIEASKRRALPSTVDGLVAGGFLHADPIVYEDFLPVSAAGIFQSNLGTDEQQNYTGRSNQAAFEAALGAEVHDELAMYAQAEQTSLEQALVRLGSPHVARKAIA, from the coding sequence ATGACAGCGCCGCACGTCGAGTCGGACCAGGTCCGCACTTTGTTTTCTCGCGCCATGTCGGAAATGTACCGGGCCGAAGTACCGCAGTATGGTACTCTGGTGGAACTCGTCGATGATACCAATCGCGAAACCTTGCAGCGACATGACGAGCTTCGCGCGAGCCTCGAACGGAGCGGCGACCTCGACAGATTGGGCGTCGAACGCCACGGCGCCATCCGCCTGGGAAGTGCCGAAGAGCTGTTTAACATCCGCCGCGTCTTCGCCGTGATGGGTATGTACCCGGTTGGCTACTACGACCTGTCGGTTGCCAATGTCCCCGTCCACGCGACGGCGTTTCGGCCGATCGCGGATGAAGCACTCCGTCGCAACCCGTTCCGGGTGTTTACCTCGCTGTTGCGCCTCGAACTGATCGAGGACGAGGCGCTTCGCTCAGAGGCCGCGCGTATCCTCGCCGCCCGCCGGATCTTCACGCCGCGAGCGCTCGAACTGGTCGGCATCTTCGAGACCGAAGGCGGCTTGACCCGCCAGCAAGCCGAGGAGTTCGTGCACGAGGCGCTGGAAACCTTCCGTTGGCATGGCGATGCCAAAGTGAGCCTCGATGTTTACCAGAAACTCCATGACGCCCATCGTCTCATTGCCGACGTGGTGAGCTTCAAGGGCCCGCATATCAATCACCTGACGCCGCGCACGCTCGACATCGACGCGGTCCAGGCGGCAATGCCAAAGCGCGGCGTCACGCCGAAGGCCGTGATCGAAGGCCCGCCGCGCCGCAACTGCGCGATCCTGCTGCGGCAGACCAGCTTCAAGGCGCTCGACGAGCCAATCACCTTCACGCAGGCGAACGCCGGAACGCACACCGCACGCTTTGGCGAGATCGAACAGCGCGGTGTTGCCCTTACGCCGAAAGGCCGCGCACTCTATGACAAGCTGCTCGGCTCGGTAAGACGTCACGTCGGGGCTGAGGGGATCGGATCAAATGCCGGCGGCTATGGCGCCGAACTTGCTGAACGTTTTAAGGCTTTCCCGGATGATTGGGCGGAGCTGCGAGCTCAAGGCCTTGCCTTCTTCCGCTACTCGGCGACGCCGGTGGGTATTGAGGCGAGCAAGCGTCGGGCTTTGCCCTCCACCGTGGATGGTCTAGTCGCCGGGGGCTTCCTGCATGCCGATCCGATCGTCTACGAGGATTTTCTCCCTGTCAGCGCCGCCGGGATTTTCCAGTCCAATCTCGGCACCGATGAGCAGCAGAATTACACCGGCCGCTCCAACCAAGCTGCGTTCGAAGCCGCCCTTGGTGCCGAAGTTCACGATGAATTGGCAATGTACGCCCAGGCAGAACAGACTTCCCTGGAGCAGGCTCTCGTCCGACTCGGGTCACCGCATGTCGCGCGCAAGGCGATTGCCTGA
- a CDS encoding LysR family transcriptional regulator — MTMQTPRRFLPSTALLAAFEATARTGSMTLAARELLLTQSAVSRQIKILEEQLEVELFVRERQTIRLTAAGEAYAREVREALHKISTASFNLHANPSGGALNLAILPTFGTRWLAPRLPRFLAANPGITINLTTRLSYFDFRAEALDAAIHFGQPEWPGAEMVLLRSEQVVPACSPDLKRRLAFRVASDLKKAPLLSISTRRQAWDHWFSIHEVPGRNFHGMVFDQFATVAQAAIAGVGVALLPTFLIQDELASRKLVRAINLPMESPERYFLVWPSERATHPPLSAFREWLVAETATDRWTNSAK, encoded by the coding sequence ATGACTATGCAGACGCCCCGTCGCTTCCTTCCATCGACTGCGCTGTTGGCGGCGTTCGAAGCCACCGCCCGAACCGGCAGCATGACGTTGGCCGCCCGCGAACTCCTTCTCACCCAAAGTGCAGTCAGCCGTCAGATCAAGATTTTGGAGGAACAGCTCGAGGTCGAACTTTTCGTCCGCGAGCGTCAGACCATTCGCCTCACGGCAGCCGGCGAGGCCTATGCGCGCGAGGTTCGCGAAGCGCTCCACAAGATCAGCACCGCCTCCTTCAATCTGCACGCCAACCCGAGCGGGGGAGCGCTCAATCTTGCCATTCTTCCGACATTCGGCACGCGCTGGCTCGCGCCGCGTTTGCCCAGATTCCTGGCGGCGAACCCGGGAATCACGATCAACCTCACCACGCGATTGTCCTATTTCGATTTTCGCGCGGAAGCGTTGGATGCTGCGATCCATTTCGGTCAGCCGGAGTGGCCCGGGGCGGAGATGGTTCTCTTGCGATCCGAACAAGTCGTTCCCGCATGCAGCCCCGACCTTAAGCGGAGGCTTGCTTTCCGCGTTGCAAGCGATCTCAAGAAGGCTCCGCTCCTTAGCATCTCCACTCGGCGTCAGGCCTGGGACCACTGGTTTTCGATCCACGAGGTGCCGGGCAGAAATTTCCATGGGATGGTTTTCGATCAGTTCGCGACTGTCGCCCAGGCCGCAATCGCCGGCGTCGGCGTGGCGTTGTTGCCTACCTTCCTGATCCAGGACGAATTGGCGAGCCGCAAGCTGGTCCGCGCGATCAACCTGCCTATGGAAAGCCCGGAACGATACTTTCTCGTCTGGCCGTCCGAACGCGCGACGCACCCGCCGCTGTCGGCGTTTCGGGAATGGCTCGTGGCGGAAACGGCTACCGATCGGTGGACGAATTCGGCCAAGTGA